The following coding sequences are from one Streptococcus mitis window:
- a CDS encoding DUF5590 domain-containing protein: MKKRQNKAKNNLLWQYGLGMTILFVVISASFLYLVSLSMKPYQTAKSEGEKLAQQYAGLEQADQVDLYNGLESYYSVLGRNKQQEELAVLIGKDDHKIYVYQLNQGISQEKAEAVSKEKGAGEIDKITFGRYQDKPIWEVKSGSDFYLVDFETGALVNKEGL; this comes from the coding sequence GTGAAAAAAAGACAAAACAAAGCAAAAAATAATCTACTGTGGCAGTATGGTCTAGGGATGACGATTTTGTTTGTGGTTATCAGTGCTTCCTTTCTGTATCTGGTTTCTCTTAGCATGAAACCTTATCAAACAGCTAAAAGTGAAGGAGAAAAATTAGCTCAGCAGTATGCAGGATTAGAGCAGGCTGATCAGGTTGATTTATACAATGGCTTGGAATCTTATTACAGCGTTCTTGGTCGTAATAAACAGCAAGAAGAACTTGCTGTCCTGATTGGTAAAGATGACCATAAGATTTACGTTTATCAGCTAAATCAGGGTATTTCACAAGAAAAAGCAGAAGCGGTTTCTAAGGAAAAAGGAGCTGGCGAGATTGACAAAATTACCTTTGGTCGTTATCAAGACAAACCAATCTGGGAAGTCAAGTCAGGATCTGATTTTTATCTAGTAGATTTTGAAACAGGAGCATTGGTCAATAAGGAGGGCCTATGA
- a CDS encoding pyridoxal phosphate-dependent aminotransferase, whose amino-acid sequence MKLSNRVLEMEESVTLASDARAKKLKAQGKDVLFLTLGQPDFHTPENIQDAAVKAIREGQASFYTVASGLPELKAAVNTYFERYYGYSVASNEVTFATGAKFSLYTFFMAVINPLDEVIIPTPYWVSYGDQVKMAEGIPVFVQAKEDNDFKVTVDQLELVRTDKTKVLVLNSPSNPTGMIYTREELLAIGNWAVEHDILILADDIYGRLVYNGNEFVPISSLSEAIRKQTIVINGVSKAYAMTGWRVGYAVGNPEIIAAMSKLTGQTTSNLTSVSQYAAIEALTGPQDSVDIMRKAFEERLNTIYPLLCEVPGFEVVKPQGAFYLFPNVKKAMEMKGYTDVTDFTTAILEEVGLALITGAGFGAPENVRLSYATDLDTLKEAVKRLKAFMGSEND is encoded by the coding sequence ATGAAACTATCCAACCGTGTTTTAGAAATGGAAGAAAGTGTCACTTTAGCTAGTGATGCGAGAGCAAAAAAATTAAAAGCTCAAGGTAAGGATGTCCTTTTCTTGACCTTGGGACAACCAGATTTTCACACTCCTGAAAATATTCAGGATGCAGCAGTTAAAGCTATTCGAGAAGGACAGGCTTCCTTCTATACAGTAGCTTCAGGTCTACCAGAATTAAAAGCTGCAGTGAATACCTACTTCGAGCGCTACTATGGCTATTCTGTCGCAAGTAACGAGGTTACCTTTGCTACAGGTGCCAAGTTCTCCCTCTATACTTTCTTTATGGCTGTAATCAATCCTTTAGATGAGGTTATTATTCCAACTCCATACTGGGTTAGTTATGGAGATCAGGTCAAGATGGCAGAAGGGATTCCAGTCTTTGTTCAAGCTAAAGAAGACAATGATTTTAAAGTCACGGTGGATCAACTAGAACTAGTTAGGACAGATAAGACAAAGGTTTTGGTTCTCAATTCACCATCTAATCCGACTGGTATGATTTATACTCGTGAAGAATTACTAGCTATCGGAAATTGGGCAGTTGAGCATGACATTCTGATCTTAGCAGATGATATATACGGTCGCCTTGTTTATAATGGAAATGAATTTGTTCCAATCTCAAGTCTATCAGAAGCAATTCGTAAGCAAACCATTGTCATTAATGGTGTATCAAAAGCTTATGCCATGACGGGGTGGCGAGTTGGTTATGCGGTAGGTAATCCGGAAATCATTGCAGCTATGAGTAAATTGACAGGACAAACAACTTCAAATTTGACATCTGTTTCTCAATATGCGGCTATTGAAGCCTTAACAGGACCACAGGATTCTGTTGATATCATGCGTAAGGCTTTTGAGGAGCGTCTCAATACCATTTATCCGCTATTATGTGAGGTCCCTGGTTTTGAAGTCGTTAAGCCACAAGGAGCTTTCTATCTCTTCCCAAATGTCAAAAAAGCCATGGAGATGAAAGGCTATACGGATGTGACTGACTTTACAACAGCTATTCTTGAGGAAGTTGGTCTAGCACTCATAACAGGAGCAGGGTTTGGAGCACCTGAAAATGTGCGTCTCAGCTATGCGACAGACTTAGATACGCTCAAAGAAGCGGTTAAACGCTTGAAAGCATTTATGGGTAGTGAGAATGATTGA
- a CDS encoding VOC family protein, which translates to MIDHFEIKVKNLQISEGFYRSFLAPLGYKLAFKTTSLISFLAPNSPHPGGDFWLAQGTQNPIHFAFLAENKEEVQACYEAGLEAGGLDNGAPGYRSEHPIYYATFMIDPDGNNIEVVCHKE; encoded by the coding sequence ATGATTGATCATTTTGAAATTAAGGTAAAGAATTTACAAATTTCAGAAGGATTTTATAGGAGTTTTCTCGCTCCTTTGGGCTATAAATTGGCTTTTAAAACTACTTCTCTAATCAGTTTTCTTGCCCCAAATAGCCCTCATCCTGGTGGTGACTTTTGGTTAGCTCAGGGGACGCAAAATCCTATTCACTTTGCTTTCTTAGCAGAAAATAAGGAAGAGGTTCAAGCTTGTTATGAGGCTGGCTTAGAGGCAGGTGGGCTAGACAATGGTGCTCCTGGTTATCGCAGTGAGCATCCGATTTATTATGCTACTTTTATGATTGATCCAGATGGGAACAATATAGAGGTGGTTTGCCATAAAGAATAA
- a CDS encoding Rib/alpha-like domain-containing protein, giving the protein MYSRMEKNHGQKVQRFSIRKYSFGAASVAVAAYMMFGGAATVQADAQVTPKTAPDSQTVPDASNQADSTMPLASTETATPTAEQPAAPATATPAPEVAQPSALAETPKPEEAPAKKADTSKLEAAIARMEAALGKAVLTEKTASAIEAAKAELAKAQALLSNDKATQKEVDFSTSSLKNRAFVLESMPKASADKKEEKENKNQDSRNGKAIPGHGESGFRDAAPATGYKNDINTVNAELKAAIDKVKVEITKEEALGEGKTNKEKLDVLRAIVAKAEEEKTKATTAAAKADATEQELQAALTEAKQEKDRLNYYLNNAENWGAPINNNRAGYGNNPANGVFESMSNGFGAVDFSGPAVESKSKTIEDQVNNLQSEKHYGKVTYNWKTKKITAAEAEAGALNGWKIGGAKDYVNAVKPEAPTDYTVAGDRTEAPKPAKAYDDNGKHDASTATQNQPNADGKFLGGAITLDGMKNDDRGNVKDRDYYLELGSKGVTLSKEYDVNPNSELFFNMVYNGAYGKAALSSQGEELSVEITDAYTGKKIASIPMRDGSTPTEATGRPAGSNEGTPSDSWNNIARIYHVPEGTSKVKVTIKAKDDGDFKGVQDGFIIGGVGIATGPGMQLTTNVTSEGKSGEYGFTKDKLYKRSQEGKLNLELKNVGGVENTFPYGGTFNIKVQIPKGVKLGTVDTTNYKKLDLSKANGESIWTDQGYLTNVRYDEATNTLSMDVNAVQYGKNNLKAAGETSRKFSIPFTTEDDYVGDATFKVTGTGGMGTQDAQGNRIYPWLWTGDKGPYAYDGNYKANGLRWSDDPDYYYNRTIYIDARKPKSATVEEVHTDSIVGDSDAKNQDKYLLVNTGDAPGSLTPSDDEIKANLKKVADNNGVTLSDEEIAKRIAEIKKALQIENEIGKKIEITLPNNDVLELEKKDDGWYQGDTKVETTPEGKLKVSLKDVSLHTHEGNDKIAVTSVSPVGNVSEPSYANIVNEAPTVAVEKKDLYVYKTKEADKWNNEKVLEKAKPSATDLEDDRDGVDSTKPSIAVSDAGNLDTTKVGDYTVKVQSTDSEGKKSTEAEVTVHVLDLITVDPTVTTDPTNPSTTAPVSPKTADTPVKDGDENLGKYPAGLTRNDLVKEVTRTIKYLKEEDADKADATPLYAEKVQKVTYKRTATVNPQTGDVTYSDWQVYNEADKLTDATADGTKGKFNAVDSPVVANYLLVNATDKTVAAEVAPVPGENGTVDPVVKKVLYKEIGSFTPEYPAGKKPQDAPDTIKYPNNPNDPTKPGDFSKVVIPYVDGYVPTYNGVELTPVDPADPSKGYKVPDNFDPTDKFGKTPIQYAPGIQKATVKFVSVDKDGKETPLDEKFNINDLSGKAGTKIPEDKIQARLDVLKSMGYEVNDNPFAKPDAEKPTFDTTADTDTEISQNFVVKLTPKVSTPTPVYVVEGDKPTTDKLKDAVTTKGNDKTVDESKIPETKGKVGDDTLTVPVTVTYGSGDNKREETVNVPVKVVKGYPQLVAVSEDKKQPSPEDNIDTSDYPDDATYEYKEEVDTTAPGDKKVTVVVKQGDKVLVEVPATVRVVDSKPQFVVADPKKPQPDVNSSITPDEYPKGTTFEYKEPVDTTTAGEKDVVVVAKLDGDTLVEVPAKVMVVDPKTQYVFEDPAKPQPSADESIDPDQYPEGTKFTYKDGEVDTTTPGDKKVTVVAKDGEDKLVEVPAVVKVLPLVKPEGLTVLKGSENLEAAVKAKAEEVVAALPKDKLPEGVTVKVKEVKAGTTPTTAEVTETGKPKPATVVVEYTDDKGNVIGTKEVEVPVTVIGSTPKSVVVFEGTTPEKDKVKESVTPGQGGTVGEPTTLPETAGKAGATDVTVEVPVTYPGMKDSEKVTVPVTVLPVAKADVTVAKNTTPDKLKELAKAKADEAIKAKDFTDKLPKDAKVTVGDVTKAIEDKVTANKGTGVTTVEVPVTYTVDGKDYTTTIPVKVNVKGSDVKPVYVVEGDKPKAEDVNKAITPDTDGTKTPVTDEDINKAIPTTEGKVGVNDIKVTTKVTYKDGGEETVEVPVTVLPKVSPEGVVVPKDTDKGTLEKAVADKVKESAENTKGLPEGVTVTFKETPLTTPGTETAGEKDSVTVTVEYKDKDGNIIATKEVKVPVIVTPKVTPVVVEVGTPVTAEDVKKHVDLPKDWEITNVGEIPATTTPGEKPTVPVEVKLPNGKTITVQVPVTVTPKVTPVVVKVGTPVTAEDVKKRVDLPKDWEITNVGEIPATTTPGAKPTVPVEVKLPNGKTVTVKVPVIVTPKVTPIEVEVGTPITKDDVKKHIELPKEEGWEIIEENWVIPTTETAGKKPGVKVKVKLPTGEIVELEVPVTVTPKRGSESQPNNGGGNGGNNYRPTPTPQTPQTPQNVPSRPTAPDQPVTPTEPGQPATPNQAQPAAPAQADATVATDTAAKPATPKYVDGQKELPNTGTEANASLAALGLLGALGGFGLLARKKKED; this is encoded by the coding sequence ATGTATTCAAGAATGGAAAAAAATCACGGACAAAAAGTGCAGCGCTTTTCAATCCGTAAGTATAGTTTTGGTGCGGCATCAGTAGCTGTAGCAGCTTACATGATGTTTGGTGGAGCAGCAACTGTTCAGGCGGATGCTCAAGTTACACCAAAGACGGCACCTGATTCACAAACAGTCCCAGATGCAAGTAATCAAGCAGATTCAACCATGCCTCTAGCTTCGACTGAAACTGCTACACCAACAGCTGAGCAACCAGCAGCCCCAGCTACAGCAACACCAGCACCTGAGGTAGCACAACCATCAGCACTAGCTGAAACACCAAAACCGGAAGAAGCACCAGCTAAAAAGGCTGACACAAGCAAATTGGAAGCAGCTATTGCTCGTATGGAAGCAGCCCTTGGCAAAGCAGTTCTAACTGAAAAGACTGCCTCAGCCATTGAAGCAGCAAAAGCAGAACTTGCTAAGGCTCAAGCCCTTTTGTCAAACGATAAAGCGACACAAAAAGAAGTTGATTTTTCAACAAGTTCATTGAAAAACAGAGCTTTTGTTCTTGAAAGTATGCCAAAAGCATCTGCAGACAAGAAGGAAGAAAAAGAAAATAAAAATCAAGATTCACGTAATGGAAAAGCTATTCCAGGACATGGTGAAAGTGGATTCAGAGATGCAGCACCAGCGACAGGATATAAAAATGATATTAATACTGTAAATGCTGAATTAAAAGCTGCGATCGATAAAGTAAAAGTAGAAATTACAAAAGAAGAAGCTTTAGGTGAAGGTAAAACAAACAAAGAAAAACTAGATGTTTTACGTGCTATTGTAGCAAAAGCTGAAGAAGAAAAAACAAAAGCGACAACAGCAGCAGCCAAAGCCGATGCTACAGAACAAGAACTTCAAGCAGCACTAACAGAAGCAAAACAAGAAAAAGATAGACTGAATTACTATCTAAATAATGCCGAAAACTGGGGAGCTCCAATTAATAATAACAGAGCTGGTTATGGTAATAACCCAGCAAACGGTGTTTTTGAAAGCATGAGTAACGGATTTGGTGCAGTTGATTTCTCAGGTCCTGCAGTAGAATCAAAAAGTAAAACGATTGAAGATCAAGTAAATAATCTTCAAAGTGAAAAACATTACGGTAAAGTAACTTACAATTGGAAGACTAAAAAAATCACTGCAGCAGAAGCTGAAGCAGGTGCATTAAACGGTTGGAAAATTGGCGGAGCAAAAGACTATGTAAATGCTGTTAAGCCAGAAGCACCAACAGATTATACTGTTGCTGGTGATCGAACAGAAGCGCCAAAACCAGCGAAAGCTTATGATGACAATGGTAAACATGATGCTTCAACTGCTACTCAAAACCAACCAAATGCAGATGGTAAGTTCTTAGGTGGTGCGATTACTCTAGATGGAATGAAAAATGACGATAGAGGAAATGTTAAAGATAGAGATTACTATCTTGAATTAGGAAGTAAAGGTGTTACTTTATCTAAAGAATATGATGTAAACCCTAATTCTGAATTATTCTTCAATATGGTTTACAATGGAGCATATGGTAAAGCTGCACTTTCAAGTCAAGGTGAAGAATTAAGTGTAGAAATTACAGATGCTTACACAGGTAAGAAAATTGCTTCTATTCCAATGAGAGATGGAAGCACTCCAACGGAAGCTACAGGAAGACCAGCAGGATCAAATGAAGGAACACCTTCTGATAGTTGGAATAATATTGCAAGAATTTATCATGTTCCAGAAGGAACAAGTAAAGTTAAAGTTACCATCAAAGCAAAAGATGATGGTGATTTTAAAGGTGTTCAAGATGGATTCATTATCGGTGGTGTAGGAATTGCTACTGGTCCTGGTATGCAATTAACTACAAATGTTACTAGTGAAGGTAAGAGTGGAGAGTACGGATTTACAAAAGATAAATTATATAAACGTTCTCAAGAAGGTAAATTAAACCTTGAATTGAAAAACGTTGGTGGTGTTGAAAATACATTCCCTTACGGTGGTACATTTAACATTAAAGTACAAATTCCAAAAGGTGTTAAATTAGGTACAGTTGATACTACAAATTACAAAAAATTAGATCTATCTAAAGCAAATGGTGAATCTATTTGGACTGATCAAGGATACTTAACAAATGTTCGTTATGATGAAGCGACTAATACATTAAGTATGGATGTGAATGCAGTTCAATATGGTAAGAACAACCTAAAAGCCGCAGGGGAAACATCAAGAAAATTCTCAATTCCATTTACGACTGAAGATGATTATGTAGGAGATGCTACATTTAAAGTTACAGGAACAGGTGGAATGGGTACTCAAGATGCTCAAGGAAATAGAATTTACCCATGGTTATGGACTGGAGATAAAGGACCTTACGCTTATGATGGAAACTACAAAGCTAATGGATTAAGATGGTCAGATGATCCAGATTACTACTATAATAGAACAATCTATATTGATGCTCGTAAACCTAAATCAGCTACAGTTGAAGAAGTCCACACAGATAGTATTGTAGGAGATTCTGATGCGAAAAATCAAGATAAATACTTATTAGTAAATACAGGTGATGCACCAGGTTCATTAACTCCGTCAGATGACGAAATTAAAGCTAATCTTAAAAAAGTAGCTGATAATAATGGAGTTACTTTATCAGATGAAGAAATAGCTAAAAGAATTGCTGAAATTAAAAAAGCATTACAAATTGAAAATGAAATTGGTAAGAAAATCGAAATCACATTACCAAATAATGATGTTTTAGAATTAGAGAAAAAAGATGATGGTTGGTATCAAGGAGATACTAAAGTAGAAACAACGCCTGAAGGTAAATTAAAAGTAAGTCTTAAAGATGTTAGTCTTCATACACATGAAGGTAATGATAAGATTGCTGTAACTTCAGTTTCACCAGTAGGAAATGTTTCTGAGCCAAGTTATGCAAACATTGTCAACGAAGCTCCAACAGTAGCAGTTGAGAAAAAAGATTTATACGTTTATAAAACTAAAGAAGCTGATAAATGGAACAATGAGAAGGTTCTAGAAAAAGCGAAACCATCAGCAACTGACTTAGAAGATGATCGTGACGGAGTTGATTCTACTAAACCATCAATTGCAGTAAGTGATGCAGGTAACCTAGATACAACTAAAGTTGGTGATTACACTGTAAAAGTTCAATCAACGGATAGTGAAGGTAAGAAATCTACAGAAGCAGAAGTAACTGTTCACGTATTAGACTTAATTACAGTAGACCCAACAGTAACAACTGATCCAACAAATCCAAGTACAACAGCTCCAGTATCTCCAAAAACAGCAGATACACCTGTAAAAGATGGAGATGAAAATCTTGGTAAATATCCAGCAGGATTGACACGTAATGACTTAGTTAAAGAAGTAACACGTACAATTAAGTATCTAAAAGAAGAAGATGCTGATAAGGCTGATGCAACTCCTTTATATGCTGAAAAAGTACAAAAAGTAACATACAAACGTACAGCAACTGTAAACCCACAAACAGGAGATGTAACTTACTCTGATTGGCAAGTTTACAATGAAGCTGATAAATTAACAGATGCTACAGCTGATGGAACAAAAGGTAAATTCAATGCTGTTGATTCACCAGTAGTAGCAAACTACTTATTAGTAAATGCTACAGATAAAACAGTAGCTGCAGAAGTTGCACCAGTTCCTGGAGAAAATGGTACAGTAGATCCTGTAGTTAAAAAAGTTCTTTATAAAGAAATTGGTTCATTTACACCTGAGTATCCAGCTGGTAAGAAACCACAAGATGCACCAGATACAATTAAATATCCTAACAATCCAAATGATCCAACAAAACCTGGTGATTTCAGTAAGGTAGTTATTCCTTATGTAGATGGATATGTTCCAACATATAATGGAGTAGAATTAACACCAGTTGATCCTGCAGATCCATCTAAAGGATACAAAGTTCCAGACAACTTTGACCCAACTGATAAATTCGGTAAAACTCCAATTCAATATGCACCTGGAATTCAAAAAGCTACAGTTAAATTTGTTTCTGTAGATAAAGATGGTAAAGAAACACCATTAGATGAGAAATTCAATATTAATGATCTTTCAGGTAAAGCAGGAACAAAAATTCCAGAAGACAAAATTCAAGCTCGTCTTGATGTGTTAAAATCAATGGGTTATGAAGTGAATGATAATCCGTTTGCTAAACCTGACGCTGAAAAACCAACATTTGATACAACTGCAGATACTGATACTGAAATCAGTCAAAACTTTGTTGTTAAATTAACTCCAAAAGTTTCAACACCAACTCCTGTTTATGTCGTAGAAGGTGATAAGCCAACAACAGACAAACTTAAAGATGCGGTTACTACAAAAGGAAATGATAAAACTGTAGATGAATCTAAGATTCCTGAAACAAAAGGAAAAGTTGGAGATGATACATTAACTGTACCAGTAACAGTAACATACGGTTCAGGTGATAATAAACGTGAAGAAACAGTAAATGTACCAGTGAAAGTTGTTAAAGGATATCCACAATTAGTAGCAGTAAGTGAGGATAAGAAACAACCTTCTCCAGAAGATAATATTGATACTTCAGACTATCCAGATGACGCAACATATGAATACAAAGAAGAAGTAGATACAACAGCACCTGGAGATAAGAAAGTAACAGTAGTTGTTAAACAAGGGGATAAAGTACTAGTAGAAGTACCAGCAACAGTACGTGTAGTAGATAGTAAACCACAATTTGTTGTTGCGGATCCTAAGAAACCACAACCAGATGTTAACTCAAGCATTACTCCAGATGAATATCCAAAAGGTACTACTTTTGAGTATAAAGAACCAGTTGACACAACAACAGCAGGTGAAAAAGATGTAGTCGTTGTAGCGAAATTAGATGGAGATACTTTAGTAGAAGTACCAGCTAAAGTAATGGTAGTAGATCCTAAGACACAATATGTGTTTGAAGACCCTGCTAAACCACAACCATCAGCTGATGAAAGTATCGATCCTGACCAATATCCAGAAGGAACTAAATTTACTTATAAAGATGGTGAAGTAGATACAACAACACCAGGAGATAAGAAAGTAACAGTAGTAGCTAAAGATGGCGAAGACAAACTTGTAGAAGTACCTGCAGTCGTTAAAGTATTACCATTAGTGAAACCTGAAGGATTAACAGTTCTTAAAGGAAGCGAAAACTTAGAAGCTGCAGTTAAAGCTAAAGCTGAAGAAGTAGTAGCTGCATTACCAAAAGATAAACTTCCTGAAGGTGTAACTGTAAAAGTTAAAGAAGTGAAAGCAGGAACTACACCAACAACAGCTGAAGTAACTGAAACAGGAAAACCAAAACCTGCGACAGTTGTTGTTGAATATACTGATGATAAAGGAAACGTTATTGGAACAAAAGAAGTAGAAGTTCCTGTAACAGTAATTGGATCAACTCCAAAATCAGTAGTTGTGTTTGAAGGAACAACGCCTGAAAAAGATAAAGTTAAAGAATCTGTAACACCAGGACAAGGTGGAACAGTTGGAGAACCAACAACATTACCAGAAACAGCTGGAAAAGCTGGAGCTACAGATGTAACAGTAGAAGTCCCAGTAACTTATCCAGGAATGAAAGATTCTGAGAAAGTAACAGTACCAGTAACAGTATTACCAGTAGCAAAAGCAGACGTAACAGTAGCCAAAAATACAACTCCAGACAAACTGAAAGAATTAGCAAAAGCTAAAGCTGATGAAGCAATTAAAGCAAAAGACTTTACAGATAAATTACCAAAAGATGCGAAAGTAACTGTAGGTGATGTAACAAAAGCTATTGAAGATAAAGTAACAGCTAACAAAGGAACTGGAGTAACAACTGTAGAAGTCCCAGTAACATACACAGTTGATGGAAAAGACTATACAACTACAATTCCAGTAAAAGTAAATGTGAAAGGTTCAGATGTTAAACCAGTCTACGTTGTAGAAGGTGACAAACCAAAAGCTGAAGATGTAAACAAAGCAATCACTCCAGATACAGATGGAACTAAAACACCTGTCACTGATGAAGATATCAACAAAGCTATCCCAACTACTGAAGGTAAAGTTGGAGTTAATGATATTAAAGTAACAACAAAAGTTACTTATAAAGATGGAGGAGAAGAAACAGTAGAAGTCCCAGTAACAGTATTGCCAAAAGTTTCTCCAGAAGGTGTAGTAGTACCGAAAGATACTGATAAAGGTACACTTGAAAAAGCTGTTGCTGATAAAGTAAAAGAATCAGCTGAAAATACCAAAGGTTTACCAGAAGGTGTAACAGTAACGTTTAAAGAAACTCCATTAACAACTCCAGGAACAGAAACAGCGGGTGAAAAAGACTCTGTAACTGTAACAGTTGAGTATAAAGATAAAGATGGAAACATTATTGCTACTAAAGAAGTTAAAGTACCAGTAATCGTAACACCAAAAGTAACTCCAGTGGTAGTGGAAGTTGGAACTCCAGTCACAGCAGAAGATGTTAAGAAACATGTTGACCTACCAAAAGATTGGGAAATTACAAATGTTGGAGAAATTCCAGCGACAACAACACCAGGTGAAAAACCAACGGTGCCAGTAGAAGTGAAATTACCAAATGGAAAAACAATTACAGTACAAGTCCCAGTAACAGTAACACCAAAAGTGACTCCAGTGGTAGTAAAAGTAGGAACTCCAGTCACAGCAGAAGATGTTAAGAAACGTGTTGATCTACCAAAAGATTGGGAAATTACAAATGTTGGAGAAATTCCAGCAACAACAACACCAGGAGCAAAACCAACTGTACCAGTAGAAGTGAAATTACCAAATGGAAAAACAGTTACAGTAAAAGTACCAGTAATCGTAACACCAAAAGTAACTCCAATCGAAGTAGAAGTAGGAACACCTATTACTAAAGATGATGTTAAGAAACATATCGAACTTCCTAAAGAAGAAGGATGGGAAATCATCGAAGAGAACTGGGTAATTCCAACAACAGAAACAGCTGGGAAAAAACCAGGAGTTAAGGTTAAGGTGAAATTACCAACAGGAGAAATCGTTGAGTTAGAAGTACCAGTAACAGTAACTCCAAAACGTGGTTCTGAGTCACAACCAAACAATGGTGGTGGAAATGGTGGTAACAACTACAGACCAACTCCTACTCCACAAACACCACAGACTCCACAAAATGTTCCGTCAAGACCAACTGCTCCTGATCAACCTGTAACTCCTACGGAACCAGGACAGCCAGCAACACCAAATCAAGCTCAACCAGCGGCACCAGCTCAAGCAGATGCAACAGTAGCAACTGACACAGCTGCTAAACCAGCAACACCTAAATATGTTGATGGTCAAAAAGAATTGCCTAACACAGGTACAGAAGCTAACGCTAGCCTCGCAGCGCTTGGACTTCTTGGAGCCTTAGGTGGATTTGGACTTCTTGCTCGCAAGAAAAAAGAAGACTAA
- the asnS gene encoding asparagine--tRNA ligase: MTKRVTIIDVKDYVGQEVTIGAWVANKSGKGKIAFLQLRDGTAFFQGVAFKPNFLEKFGEEVGLEKFDVIKRLSQETSVYVTGIVKEDERSKFGYELDITDIEVIGESQDYPITPKEHGTDFLMDNRHLWLRSRKQVAVMQIRNAIIYATYEFFDKNGFMKFDSPILSGNAAEDSTELFETDYFGTPAYLSQSGQLYLEAGAMALGRVFDFGPVFRAEKSKTRRHLTEFWMMDAEYSYLTHDESLDLQEAYVKALLQGVLDRAPQALETLERDTELLKRYIAEPFKRITYDQAIDLLQEHENDEDADYEHLEHGDDFGSPHETWISNHFGVPTFVMNYPAAIKAFYMKPVPGNPERVLCADLLAPEGYGEIIGGSMREEDYDALVTKMDELGMDRTEYEFYLDLRKYGTVPHGGFGIGIERMVTFAAGTKHIREAIPFPRMLHRIKP; encoded by the coding sequence ATGACAAAACGTGTAACGATTATTGATGTAAAAGACTATGTTGGTCAAGAAGTGACGATTGGTGCTTGGGTTGCCAACAAATCAGGAAAAGGGAAAATTGCCTTCTTGCAATTACGTGATGGAACAGCCTTCTTCCAAGGTGTAGCCTTTAAACCAAACTTTTTAGAAAAATTTGGTGAAGAAGTGGGACTTGAGAAGTTTGATGTTATCAAACGCTTGAGCCAAGAAACGTCTGTTTATGTGACAGGTATTGTTAAAGAAGACGAACGTTCTAAATTTGGTTATGAGTTGGACATTACAGACATCGAAGTGATCGGTGAATCTCAAGACTACCCAATTACACCAAAAGAACACGGAACAGACTTCTTGATGGACAACCGTCACTTGTGGCTCCGTTCTCGTAAGCAAGTAGCGGTGATGCAAATTCGTAACGCTATCATCTACGCAACTTATGAGTTCTTCGACAAGAACGGCTTCATGAAGTTTGATAGCCCGATTCTTTCAGGAAATGCAGCTGAAGATTCAACAGAACTCTTTGAAACGGACTACTTTGGGACTCCAGCTTACTTGAGTCAGTCAGGTCAGCTTTACCTAGAAGCAGGTGCTATGGCTCTTGGTCGTGTATTTGACTTTGGTCCAGTATTCCGTGCTGAAAAATCAAAAACACGCCGTCACTTGACTGAGTTCTGGATGATGGACGCAGAGTACTCATACTTGACACACGATGAGTCACTTGACTTGCAAGAAGCTTATGTGAAAGCTCTTCTTCAAGGTGTTCTTGACCGTGCGCCTCAAGCCTTGGAAACTTTGGAACGTGATACAGAGCTCCTGAAACGCTACATTGCAGAGCCATTCAAACGCATCACTTACGATCAAGCTATTGACCTCTTGCAAGAGCATGAAAATGATGAAGACGCTGACTACGAACATCTTGAGCATGGTGATGACTTTGGTTCACCACACGAAACTTGGATTTCAAACCACTTTGGTGTGCCAACATTTGTCATGAACTACCCAGCAGCCATCAAGGCCTTCTACATGAAACCAGTTCCTGGAAATCCAGAGCGCGTGCTTTGTGCAGACTTGCTTGCTCCAGAAGGCTATGGAGAAATCATCGGTGGTTCTATGCGTGAGGAAGACTATGATGCCCTTGTCACTAAGATGGATGAACTTGGTATGGACCGTACAGAGTATGAATTCTACCTTGACCTTCGTAAATATGGTACAGTTCCACATGGAGGATTTGGTATCGGTATCGAGCGTATGGTAACCTTCGCAGCAGGAACAAAACACATCCGTGAAGCCATTCCATTCCCACGTATGTTGCACCGTATTAAACCGTAA